In the genome of Vicia villosa cultivar HV-30 ecotype Madison, WI linkage group LG7, Vvil1.0, whole genome shotgun sequence, one region contains:
- the LOC131619884 gene encoding uncharacterized protein LOC131619884, whose protein sequence is MEISGYRIWKKARNRNGGVVENGNWNSLWEIVTPARVKHLLWNAGFNRILGTTNCGWCLRDDHGDFVVAGTAWDGGTFSILEAEALALKEAIQGVITLHISHVIFESDSQLLVHGLKSNSCGNSEFNVIIDSIKLLLLDFPNFKVKFVKRPANLVAHTLSKAANS, encoded by the coding sequence ATCGGGGTATCGTATTTGGAAGAAGGCGAGGAATAGAAACGGAGGGGTGGTCGAGAATGGTAATTGGAATAGTTTATGGGAGATTGTGACACCGGCTAGAGTTAAACATCTCCTTTGGAATGCGGGTTTTAATCGGATTTTAGGTACAACAAACTGTGGTTGGTGTCTTCGTGACGATCACGGGGATTTTGTAGTTGCCGGTACGGCTTGGGATGGCGGTACCTTTTCCATCCTTGAAGCGGAGGCCTTAGCCCTCAAGGAAGCTATTCAAGGGGTTATAACCTTGCACATTTCTCATGTTATCTTTGAAAGCGATTCTCAGTTGCTTGTCCACGGTCTTAAATCAAACTCTTGTGGTAATTCCGAGTTTAATGTTATTATTGACTCTATTAAGTTGTTGTTGCTAGATTTTCCCAACTTTAAGGTTAAGTTTGTAAAGCGTCCAGCGAATTTGGTTGCCCATACCTTATCTAAGGCGGCCAACTCTTAG